A genomic window from Flintibacter sp. KGMB00164 includes:
- a CDS encoding DJ-1 family glyoxalase III: MVYVLLAPGFEESEAIVPTDLLRQGGLETALVSLSGPTVTGGHNITVQADLELSQVDLDQAEMIVLPGGGVGVENLWNSEAVSQLIQEAAKRNIWLAALCAGPVLLARWGLLDGRKATSYPTRHDQLGKAEVLPQERAVADGKFVTGHACGSSFDFGLKLVEVLRGKEVADEINGRIFYYR; this comes from the coding sequence ATGGTATATGTACTGCTGGCCCCCGGCTTTGAGGAGTCCGAGGCTATCGTCCCCACCGATCTGCTGCGGCAGGGCGGGCTGGAGACCGCGCTGGTCTCCCTGTCCGGCCCCACCGTCACCGGGGGACACAACATTACCGTCCAGGCCGACCTGGAGCTGTCCCAGGTGGATCTGGACCAGGCGGAGATGATCGTGCTGCCCGGCGGCGGCGTGGGCGTGGAGAACCTGTGGAACAGTGAAGCGGTCTCCCAGCTCATCCAGGAGGCCGCCAAGCGGAATATCTGGCTGGCCGCCCTGTGCGCCGGCCCCGTGCTGCTGGCCCGCTGGGGTCTGCTGGACGGCCGAAAGGCCACCTCCTATCCCACCCGCCACGACCAGCTGGGCAAAGCCGAGGTGCTGCCCCAGGAGCGCGCCGTGGCAGACGGCAAGTTTGTTACCGGCCACGCCTGCGGCTCCTCCTTCGACTTCGGTCTGAAGCTGGTGGAGGTTTTGCGGGGCAAAGAGGTTGCGGACGAGATCAATGGACGTATCTTCTACTATCGCTGA
- the polA gene encoding DNA polymerase I — translation MKKLMVLDGNSLVNRAFYGVSQNLTTRSGQPTNAIFGFLNILGKLLDDSNPDALCVTFDRKAPTFRHLAYDGYKATRKGMPDELASQMPILKDVLSAMNIPIYEMDGWEADDLMGTIAAKDTAAGWDTIVVTGDKDSLQLVTDHTTVKLVSTRMGRTTTKDMTPDAFRAEYGFDPIHIIDLKALMGDASDNIPGVKGVGEKTAMALVGRYGSIDDLYAAMPTPEMAPGTPAKPGVIKKLQEGEEMARMSYDLATIRCDAPLDFDPEQNLRKEVDNDRLYQLFLELEFAKLIDKYHLTAPQGEGAPQEGKMVEGTCTSEVVQDAARAEELLALWRQADYVAVLTLPGLDAFCVSYQNSPSEAHGALLFANRLENYNQVLQALFAADIRKVVHGAKELEKELMDQGIEPQGILFDTELAAYLLSPTDGSYELEKLGITYYNQEFAKAKEYLVPGAFDSLFSLEPEGQSAGPMGAFLSHCALIDCLYETLSQRLEELNLTKLYEEIELPLCPVLAEMERSGVLVDRKALAAFGEALAQGIEKDQALIYELAGEEFNINSTQQLGKILFDKLGLPPVKKTKTGYSTNAEVLEKLRGKHPIIEAILDYRQLTKLKSTYADGLGKVIAPDGRIHTCFQNTVTATGRLSSTEPNLQNIPIRTQLGAQLREMFVAAPGKVLVDADYSQIELRLLAHMAGDQAMIEGFHSGADIHTITASQVFGVTPDQVTPQMRRSAKAVNFGIVYGISPFSLSQDIGVSVQQAKEYMDKYFAHYSGVRAYMDGVVEQGKQDGYVATLFGRRRWLPELKSSNFNTRSFGERVALNMPIQGTAADIIKLAMIRVRDRLLREGLEGRLVLQVHDELIVECPEAEAETVCKLVKEEMEGVCQLSVPLLAETHAGTTWASAH, via the coding sequence ATGAAAAAACTGATGGTCCTGGACGGCAACTCCCTGGTCAACCGGGCTTTTTACGGAGTGAGCCAGAATCTCACCACCCGCTCCGGCCAGCCTACCAACGCCATCTTCGGCTTTTTGAATATCCTGGGCAAGCTGCTGGACGACAGCAACCCCGACGCCCTGTGCGTCACCTTTGACCGCAAGGCTCCCACCTTCCGCCACCTGGCCTATGACGGCTACAAGGCCACCCGGAAGGGGATGCCCGATGAGCTGGCCAGCCAGATGCCCATTTTGAAGGACGTGCTGTCTGCCATGAACATCCCCATCTACGAGATGGACGGCTGGGAGGCGGACGACCTGATGGGCACCATCGCCGCCAAGGACACCGCCGCTGGCTGGGACACCATTGTGGTCACCGGCGACAAGGACTCTCTCCAGCTGGTTACCGACCATACCACCGTCAAGCTGGTGTCCACCCGCATGGGCCGCACCACCACCAAGGATATGACCCCCGACGCCTTCCGGGCCGAGTATGGCTTTGACCCCATCCACATCATTGACCTCAAGGCCCTCATGGGGGACGCCAGCGACAACATCCCCGGCGTCAAGGGCGTGGGCGAGAAGACTGCTATGGCCCTGGTGGGCCGTTACGGCTCCATCGATGACCTGTACGCCGCCATGCCAACCCCGGAGATGGCCCCCGGCACCCCCGCCAAGCCGGGCGTCATCAAAAAGCTCCAGGAGGGGGAGGAGATGGCCCGCATGTCCTACGACCTGGCCACCATCCGCTGTGATGCCCCTCTGGACTTTGACCCGGAGCAGAACCTGCGCAAAGAGGTGGACAACGACCGCCTCTATCAGCTGTTCCTGGAGCTGGAATTTGCCAAGCTCATCGACAAATACCACCTCACCGCTCCTCAGGGGGAGGGCGCGCCCCAGGAGGGCAAGATGGTGGAGGGCACCTGCACCAGCGAGGTGGTGCAGGATGCCGCCCGGGCGGAGGAGCTTCTGGCCCTGTGGCGGCAGGCCGACTATGTGGCCGTGCTGACCCTGCCCGGCCTGGACGCTTTTTGCGTTAGCTATCAGAACAGTCCCTCCGAGGCCCACGGCGCTCTGCTCTTTGCCAACCGCCTGGAGAACTACAACCAGGTGCTCCAGGCCCTCTTCGCTGCCGACATCCGGAAGGTGGTCCACGGGGCCAAGGAGCTGGAGAAGGAACTGATGGACCAGGGTATTGAGCCCCAGGGCATCCTCTTTGACACCGAGCTGGCCGCCTACCTTCTCTCCCCCACCGACGGCAGCTACGAGCTGGAGAAGCTGGGGATCACCTACTATAACCAGGAGTTCGCCAAAGCCAAAGAATATTTGGTTCCCGGCGCGTTTGACTCCCTGTTCTCTCTAGAACCGGAAGGCCAATCCGCCGGCCCCATGGGTGCATTTTTGAGCCACTGCGCCCTCATTGACTGCCTGTATGAGACCCTGTCCCAGCGTCTGGAGGAGCTGAACCTCACCAAGCTCTATGAGGAGATCGAGCTGCCACTATGCCCCGTGCTGGCCGAGATGGAGCGCTCCGGCGTGCTGGTGGACCGGAAGGCTCTGGCTGCCTTCGGCGAAGCTCTGGCTCAGGGCATCGAGAAGGACCAGGCCCTCATCTATGAGCTGGCCGGAGAGGAGTTCAACATCAACTCCACCCAACAGCTGGGCAAGATCCTCTTTGACAAGCTGGGCCTGCCTCCGGTGAAGAAGACAAAGACCGGCTACTCCACTAACGCGGAGGTGCTGGAGAAACTGCGGGGTAAACACCCCATCATCGAGGCTATTCTGGACTACCGCCAGCTCACCAAGCTGAAATCTACCTACGCTGACGGCCTGGGCAAGGTCATCGCCCCCGACGGGCGCATCCACACCTGCTTCCAGAACACCGTCACCGCCACCGGGCGGCTCTCCTCCACCGAGCCTAACCTGCAGAACATCCCCATCCGCACCCAGCTGGGCGCTCAGCTGCGGGAGATGTTTGTGGCCGCGCCCGGCAAGGTGCTGGTGGACGCGGACTACTCCCAGATCGAGCTGCGCCTTCTGGCTCACATGGCCGGAGATCAGGCCATGATCGAGGGCTTCCACAGCGGAGCGGACATCCACACCATCACCGCCTCCCAGGTCTTTGGGGTGACCCCCGACCAGGTCACGCCCCAGATGCGCCGCAGCGCCAAGGCGGTGAACTTCGGCATCGTTTACGGCATCTCCCCCTTCTCCCTGAGCCAGGACATCGGGGTGTCGGTGCAGCAGGCCAAGGAGTATATGGACAAGTATTTTGCCCACTATTCCGGCGTGCGGGCCTATATGGACGGGGTAGTGGAGCAGGGCAAGCAGGACGGCTATGTGGCCACCCTGTTTGGCCGCCGCCGCTGGCTGCCAGAGCTCAAGTCCTCCAACTTCAATACCCGCTCCTTCGGCGAGCGGGTGGCGCTGAACATGCCCATTCAGGGAACTGCTGCCGACATCATCAAGCTGGCTATGATCCGGGTGCGGGACCGCCTGCTCCGGGAGGGACTGGAAGGGCGTCTGGTTCTCCAGGTCCACGACGAACTGATCGTAGAGTGCCCGGAAGCAGAGGCCGAGACGGTGTGTAAGCTGGTCAAAGAGGAGATGGAGGGCGTGTGCCAGCTGTCTGTCCCTCTGCTGGCCGAGACTCACGCCGGCACTACCTGGGCTTCCGCTCATTGA
- a CDS encoding 5-formyltetrahydrofolate cyclo-ligase: MDVSSTIAEAKKALRARVRREIAALTPQQRLESDRALFDRFLSLPQVQAADTLFLFWGIPGREPETERLVRELTRQGKRVGLPRMLPGHQMEVRQFDPRIPMKQAAFGIWEPSEEAPLLEKKDIALALVPAVSYDRRGYRLGFGGGYYDRWLEDFSGRTAGLCRGVLLQEQVPIEGHDARVEVVLTEQEAIWIQT, from the coding sequence ATGGACGTATCTTCTACTATCGCTGAGGCCAAAAAGGCATTACGCGCCCGGGTGAGGCGGGAGATTGCTGCCCTGACACCGCAGCAGCGTCTGGAGAGCGACCGGGCCCTGTTTGACCGCTTTTTGTCCCTGCCTCAGGTACAGGCAGCGGACACGCTGTTTCTGTTCTGGGGCATCCCGGGACGGGAGCCGGAGACGGAGCGGCTGGTGCGGGAGCTGACCCGGCAGGGCAAGCGGGTAGGCCTTCCCCGGATGCTGCCCGGACACCAGATGGAGGTGCGGCAGTTTGATCCCCGCATCCCGATGAAGCAGGCCGCCTTCGGCATCTGGGAGCCGTCGGAAGAGGCTCCGCTGCTGGAGAAAAAAGACATTGCGCTGGCCCTTGTTCCCGCCGTAAGCTATGACCGCCGGGGGTACCGGCTGGGCTTTGGGGGCGGCTACTACGACCGCTGGCTGGAGGATTTTTCCGGCCGGACGGCAGGTCTGTGCCGGGGTGTCCTTCTTCAGGAGCAGGTGCCCATCGAGGGTCACGACGCCCGGGTGGAGGTTGTGCTCACCGAGCAGGAGGCCATCTGGATACAGACATAA
- a CDS encoding pyruvate kinase: MEFYATLGGSCADRATLDGLFAAGMTGARLNLSHTTLPQCAPLLEDIYWPAARACGRAAHLIIDLQGPELRVGTLTAPVALESGSRTVLGPGGIPIPTAALEATQPGDRISLDDSALLVQVEEKRPDGLFCRVERGGQLQSRKSLAILGREVHTPTLTQADLDNLAQAKRFGVTHILQPFVRGAEDIHTLRRAMTEAGLEHGKIMAKIENQRGLEKLDEIIDSADIVCIARGDLGNSMPLWQLPSAQKHIARACRSAGKPFFVVTQLLWSMQQRAVPTRAEVSDIYNAVLDGSCALMLTGETAAGSYPVEAMDYLVKTACQAMTDLGKENAI; the protein is encoded by the coding sequence ATGGAGTTTTATGCCACTCTGGGTGGCTCCTGCGCCGACCGAGCCACCCTGGACGGGCTGTTTGCCGCCGGAATGACCGGCGCGCGGCTCAATTTGTCTCACACCACGCTCCCCCAGTGCGCCCCCCTGCTGGAGGATATCTATTGGCCTGCCGCCCGCGCCTGCGGCCGGGCCGCCCATCTCATCATAGACCTGCAAGGCCCGGAGCTGCGGGTGGGTACCCTCACTGCTCCCGTTGCGCTGGAGTCCGGGAGCCGGACCGTGCTTGGCCCCGGCGGCATCCCCATTCCCACCGCCGCCCTGGAGGCTACCCAGCCGGGAGACCGCATCTCCCTGGACGACAGCGCCCTGCTGGTACAGGTGGAGGAAAAGCGCCCGGACGGTCTTTTCTGCCGGGTAGAGCGGGGCGGGCAGCTTCAAAGCCGCAAGAGCCTGGCCATTCTAGGCCGGGAGGTCCATACTCCCACCCTCACCCAGGCGGACCTGGACAATCTGGCCCAGGCCAAACGCTTTGGCGTGACCCACATTCTGCAGCCCTTTGTCCGGGGCGCGGAGGACATCCACACCCTGCGCCGGGCCATGACCGAGGCCGGTCTGGAGCACGGGAAGATCATGGCAAAAATCGAAAACCAGCGGGGACTGGAGAAGCTGGACGAGATCATCGATTCTGCCGACATCGTCTGTATTGCCCGGGGCGACCTGGGCAACAGCATGCCCCTGTGGCAGCTGCCCTCCGCCCAGAAGCACATTGCCCGCGCCTGCCGCTCGGCAGGGAAGCCGTTCTTTGTAGTCACCCAGCTGCTCTGGTCCATGCAGCAGCGGGCCGTGCCCACCCGGGCAGAGGTGAGCGATATCTACAACGCGGTGCTGGACGGCTCCTGCGCGCTGATGCTCACCGGCGAGACCGCCGCGGGCAGCTACCCCGTGGAGGCCATGGATTATCTGGTCAAAACGGCCTGTCAGGCCATGACCGATTTGGGAAAGGAGAACGCCATATGA
- the mltG gene encoding endolytic transglycosylase MltG has protein sequence MAQDYQSSSSRQPRRREETQRSSNTRRRKKRSGLSGAAIYAIFVIGVSALLACIGWVAANDVLALNKPEKTATITITNDDSFGDVAEKLKDEGLIEYKFLFNLFATFTRSKDDVVAGTFTLNTDMDYRALLSGMSANSATRATVTVTIPEGYTVDQIFTLLEEKGVASVEDLQDMAANHDYAFSFLQDLELGDYHRLEGYLYPDTYEFTTPQNPLYVINKMLVRFDEQFTDAMRQEVADSGRTIHEIITIASMIEKETDGNDRADIASVIYNRLNNPSGGTQGYLQIDATLAYINGGKVPTEADKAIDSPYNTYLYKGLPAGPISNPGLESIKAAMNPNSTSYYYYALGDDGVHHFFKTLREQQNFIATQELYNK, from the coding sequence ATGGCACAGGATTATCAATCTTCCTCCTCCAGACAGCCGCGGCGGCGGGAGGAGACGCAGCGCTCATCCAACACACGGCGCCGGAAAAAGCGCTCTGGCCTGAGCGGAGCGGCCATCTATGCGATTTTTGTCATCGGCGTGTCCGCGCTGCTGGCCTGCATCGGCTGGGTGGCTGCCAACGACGTGCTGGCTCTGAACAAACCAGAGAAGACCGCTACCATTACCATTACCAATGACGACAGCTTTGGTGATGTGGCTGAAAAGCTCAAGGACGAGGGACTCATCGAATATAAGTTCCTCTTCAATCTCTTTGCCACCTTCACCCGCAGCAAGGACGACGTGGTGGCAGGCACCTTTACCCTGAACACCGATATGGACTACCGGGCCCTGCTGTCCGGCATGAGTGCCAACTCGGCCACCCGGGCCACCGTCACCGTGACCATTCCCGAGGGCTACACCGTGGATCAGATCTTCACGCTGTTGGAGGAGAAGGGTGTGGCCAGCGTGGAGGACCTGCAGGATATGGCGGCCAACCACGACTACGCCTTCTCCTTCCTCCAGGATCTGGAGCTGGGGGACTATCACCGCCTGGAGGGCTATCTCTACCCGGACACCTACGAATTTACCACCCCCCAGAACCCCCTGTATGTCATCAACAAGATGCTGGTGCGCTTTGACGAGCAGTTTACCGACGCAATGCGCCAGGAGGTGGCAGACAGCGGCCGTACCATCCATGAGATCATCACCATTGCGTCCATGATCGAGAAGGAGACGGACGGCAATGACCGGGCCGATATCGCCTCGGTCATCTACAACCGCCTGAATAACCCCAGCGGCGGAACCCAGGGATATCTGCAGATCGACGCCACCCTGGCCTATATCAATGGTGGCAAGGTGCCTACTGAGGCGGATAAGGCCATTGATTCCCCCTATAACACCTACCTCTACAAGGGACTGCCTGCCGGACCCATCTCCAACCCCGGTCTGGAGTCCATCAAGGCAGCTATGAATCCCAACAGCACTTCGTACTACTACTACGCCCTGGGCGACGACGGAGTACACCACTTCTTCAAGACCTTGCGGGAGCAGCAGAACTTCATTGCTACTCAGGAGCTTTACAACAAATAA
- a CDS encoding WecB/TagA/CpsF family glycosyltransferase produces MKTNVLGIQFDNLTREEARQAGRELLRGSDFHYVVTPNPEFLLAAEKDLEFQKILNRADLVLPDGIGVVYSAKILGTPLKERVAGFDFACDMLEELNELGGRLYLLGAKPGVAEEAAAKIVEQHPKIVICGTHDGYFKESDPVAREVAAAQPDLLFVCLGAPKQEKWIARFGLLTGAKMAIGLGGALDVFAGNVERAPEKWQKMGMEWAYRLSREPKRFGRMAKLPLVLVKAAGQRVTGRRRPGVL; encoded by the coding sequence TTGAAAACGAATGTGTTAGGCATCCAATTTGACAACCTGACCCGCGAGGAGGCCCGCCAGGCGGGCCGGGAGCTGCTGCGGGGCAGCGATTTTCACTACGTAGTTACCCCCAATCCCGAGTTTCTGCTGGCTGCGGAAAAGGACCTGGAGTTCCAGAAGATCCTCAACCGGGCTGATTTGGTGCTGCCCGACGGCATCGGGGTGGTCTATTCCGCCAAGATTTTGGGTACACCTTTAAAGGAGCGGGTAGCCGGCTTTGACTTTGCATGCGACATGCTGGAGGAGCTCAACGAGCTGGGCGGCCGGCTCTATCTGCTGGGCGCCAAGCCCGGCGTGGCCGAGGAGGCCGCTGCCAAGATCGTGGAGCAGCATCCCAAGATCGTGATCTGCGGCACCCACGACGGCTACTTCAAGGAGTCTGATCCGGTGGCCCGGGAAGTGGCCGCCGCCCAGCCCGATCTGCTGTTTGTCTGCCTGGGCGCCCCCAAGCAGGAGAAGTGGATCGCCCGCTTTGGTCTGCTCACCGGAGCTAAGATGGCCATCGGCCTGGGCGGCGCGCTGGACGTGTTTGCTGGCAACGTGGAGCGGGCTCCCGAGAAGTGGCAGAAGATGGGTATGGAGTGGGCGTACCGCCTCAGCCGTGAGCCCAAGCGCTTTGGACGCATGGCCAAGCTGCCCCTGGTGCTGGTGAAGGCTGCCGGGCAGCGCGTCACCGGCCGCCGCCGTCCGGGGGTTCTGTGA
- a CDS encoding thymidylate kinase, with protein MAGRLIVFEGTDGSGKSTQFQALCRRVTQSGREYQKLVFPQYKEPSSALIRMYLAGEFGTHPQDVNPYAASAFYAVDRYASLKKVWGEYYEQGGLVLTDRYTTSNAVHQAVKCAPQEREAFLRWLDDFEHDKLGLPRPDLVLYLDMPTERAVELLRRREAATHTKADIHELDTGYLAACRDSALQAAQLLGWKVIPCVNAQGEVRSVEEIHEEIWSLAAPVL; from the coding sequence ATGGCGGGACGGCTGATTGTATTCGAGGGTACCGACGGCTCCGGTAAGTCCACCCAGTTTCAGGCCCTGTGCCGCCGGGTGACCCAGAGCGGCCGGGAGTACCAGAAGCTGGTTTTTCCCCAGTATAAAGAGCCCTCCTCCGCCCTCATCCGCATGTATCTGGCGGGGGAATTCGGCACCCATCCCCAGGATGTAAACCCCTATGCCGCCTCCGCCTTCTATGCGGTGGACCGGTACGCCTCCCTGAAAAAGGTGTGGGGGGAGTACTATGAGCAGGGCGGACTGGTGCTCACCGACCGGTACACCACCTCCAACGCGGTGCACCAGGCGGTGAAGTGTGCCCCCCAGGAGCGGGAGGCCTTCCTGCGCTGGCTGGACGACTTTGAGCACGATAAGCTGGGCCTGCCCCGGCCCGATCTGGTGCTCTATCTGGATATGCCCACCGAGCGGGCGGTAGAACTGCTGCGCCGCCGGGAGGCCGCCACCCACACCAAGGCCGACATCCACGAGCTGGACACCGGATATCTTGCTGCCTGTCGGGACAGTGCCCTGCAGGCCGCCCAGCTGCTGGGCTGGAAGGTGATCCCCTGCGTCAACGCCCAGGGCGAGGTGCGCAGCGTGGAGGAGATTCATGAGGAGATCTGGTCCCTGGCGGCCCCTGTGCTGTAA
- a CDS encoding NAD(P)H-dependent oxidoreductase: protein MIQHILFVNACMRGREESRTWQLSQAFLDACKERWPKAEILERDLTACDLPVLTGPMTAERDARFQADPWDPMFAPAHEMQGADLVVVAAPYWDLTFPAALKVYLEWASVLGITFHYTLEGQQEGLCKAGNLVYITTAGGEIGDKNFGYDYLKGLSDMFGISRTHCLTAEGLDVWENDAQAILNRAKREAKHLAQTL, encoded by the coding sequence ATGATACAGCATATTTTGTTTGTCAACGCCTGTATGCGCGGTCGGGAGGAATCCCGTACCTGGCAGCTCAGCCAGGCCTTTTTGGACGCCTGCAAAGAACGCTGGCCCAAGGCCGAAATTCTGGAGCGGGACCTTACCGCCTGCGACCTGCCGGTGCTCACCGGCCCTATGACGGCGGAGCGGGATGCGCGCTTCCAGGCCGACCCCTGGGACCCCATGTTTGCCCCCGCCCATGAGATGCAGGGCGCTGATCTGGTGGTGGTGGCAGCGCCCTATTGGGACCTCACCTTCCCCGCCGCCCTGAAAGTCTACCTGGAGTGGGCCAGCGTGCTGGGCATCACCTTCCACTACACCCTGGAAGGCCAGCAGGAGGGCCTGTGCAAGGCAGGCAACCTGGTGTATATTACCACCGCCGGAGGGGAGATCGGCGATAAAAACTTCGGCTATGACTATTTAAAGGGACTTAGCGACATGTTCGGCATCTCCCGCACCCACTGTCTCACCGCCGAGGGACTGGACGTGTGGGAAAATGACGCCCAGGCCATTTTGAACCGGGCCAAACGGGAGGCAAAGCATCTGGCCCAAACCCTCTAA
- a CDS encoding CAP domain-containing protein, with protein sequence MKRSTSPLAKLIALTCVLALVLSLIPAAWAAGSNRDSGSTSLPKLSKEEITQLLRENPNTMPDQVFDVTPSVTAPYSIGQVSSQALQRAVDRLNALRRIAGLPSVTLDASLCENAQYGAVLTAANGGLSHSPSKPADMDESFYKQGYSAASSSNLYAGVTLAFAPDGFMDDSDSSNISRVGHRRWQLNPTLGKVGFGYAQSSSGYGRYVTEKVFDRSGSGCDYDFIAWPASGNFPTNTGGFETNTAWSVTLNPQKYAIPSLSQLTITLVRESDGKSWVLSGNESYNAGAGRYLNVNTGNYGVANCIIFRPDNIDRYEGVYTVTIDGLKSKSGSPAAFSYQVDFFDPDTYNQQPVEPEEPEEPEKPVEPERPSNTSFADVPAASWFAPYVTLATKEGLMTGTGSNTFSPNGNLTLGQTMVLAYQLHSQGKGTLPKVSASSPWYAPYYQYCVNYGIVLPGVGLSQMDRKATRYEMVALLDQAVPASQLPAINDIPDGFIPDVDEGDPYGPQVYKWYRAGALSGGTNYRFNGSSNITRAEVCVILCQVAGLVDRVTINVPSQEVTNVSLTLAATSLPVGESTTGSAAIYPSNAADKTLTWSSSDPSVATVTQSGRITAQSAGTAVITVTAKNGVKDSAVLTVTKPVSIDPQAMAEEVVRLVNAERAKEGLSPLSISEKATQGAQIRAQEILTLFDHTRPDGSSFSSIFKDVGISYYTAGENIAMGYPSPEAVVAGWMNSPGHRANILNANFSAIGVGYAPGNAWVQLFIGSSEKEEGNTGSNSGNSSGNDRYFTKESPLPADGCTDYYRQDWEGGQYMELKVTGKNTVQFSGCVKATPGLYNYALLWVAGGKQANRAEMPFTSMVPFQGTAVADLNALERLYAEDPNAKSHVSAMICQNYTPGDSAFGGFTFRGVDIFLVLDESGSCQLKVEHN encoded by the coding sequence ATGAAACGAAGTACCTCTCCCCTGGCAAAACTCATTGCTTTGACCTGTGTACTTGCCCTGGTGCTGTCTCTGATCCCAGCTGCCTGGGCGGCGGGCAGCAATCGGGACAGTGGTTCCACCTCTCTGCCCAAGCTGTCCAAAGAGGAGATCACGCAGCTGCTCCGTGAGAATCCCAACACCATGCCCGACCAGGTCTTTGACGTGACCCCCTCTGTCACCGCCCCCTACTCCATTGGCCAGGTGAGCAGCCAGGCCCTTCAGCGGGCGGTGGACCGGCTCAACGCCCTGCGGCGCATTGCCGGACTTCCCTCCGTCACCCTGGACGCCAGTCTGTGCGAGAATGCCCAGTACGGTGCGGTGCTCACTGCCGCCAACGGCGGTCTGAGCCACAGTCCCAGCAAACCCGCCGATATGGACGAGAGCTTCTATAAGCAGGGTTACTCCGCCGCCTCGTCCAGCAACCTGTATGCCGGTGTCACCCTCGCCTTTGCCCCTGACGGCTTCATGGACGACAGCGACAGCTCCAACATCAGCCGGGTGGGCCACCGCCGCTGGCAGCTCAACCCCACTCTGGGCAAAGTGGGATTTGGCTATGCCCAGTCCTCCAGCGGGTACGGCCGCTATGTAACCGAGAAGGTCTTTGACCGCAGCGGCTCCGGGTGCGACTATGACTTTATCGCCTGGCCTGCTTCCGGCAACTTTCCCACCAACACTGGCGGTTTTGAAACAAATACCGCCTGGAGCGTCACTCTCAATCCCCAGAAGTATGCCATCCCCTCCCTGTCCCAGCTCACCATCACCCTGGTGCGGGAGAGCGACGGCAAGAGCTGGGTACTGTCTGGGAACGAGAGTTATAACGCCGGCGCAGGCCGCTACCTCAATGTGAACACCGGCAACTACGGCGTAGCCAACTGCATCATTTTCCGCCCCGACAATATCGACCGGTATGAGGGCGTCTACACCGTCACCATTGACGGGTTGAAGAGCAAAAGCGGCTCTCCCGCCGCCTTCTCCTACCAGGTGGATTTCTTTGATCCGGACACCTATAACCAGCAGCCCGTCGAGCCGGAGGAGCCGGAAGAACCGGAAAAGCCCGTGGAACCGGAGCGCCCCTCCAACACCAGCTTTGCCGACGTTCCCGCTGCCAGCTGGTTTGCCCCCTATGTGACTCTGGCCACCAAAGAGGGCCTGATGACCGGCACCGGAAGCAATACCTTCAGCCCCAACGGAAATCTGACTCTGGGCCAGACCATGGTACTGGCCTATCAGCTCCACAGCCAGGGTAAAGGCACGCTGCCCAAAGTCTCTGCCTCCTCTCCCTGGTACGCCCCCTACTACCAGTACTGTGTAAACTACGGCATTGTTCTGCCCGGAGTCGGCCTGTCCCAGATGGACCGCAAAGCCACCCGCTACGAGATGGTGGCTCTGCTGGATCAGGCCGTTCCGGCCAGCCAGCTTCCTGCCATCAACGATATTCCCGACGGCTTTATCCCGGATGTGGATGAGGGCGACCCCTACGGCCCTCAGGTATACAAGTGGTACCGGGCCGGAGCTCTGTCTGGCGGCACCAACTACCGCTTTAACGGCAGCAGCAACATTACCCGTGCAGAAGTTTGTGTGATTCTGTGTCAGGTGGCCGGCCTGGTGGATCGGGTCACCATCAACGTCCCCAGTCAAGAGGTCACCAATGTGTCTTTGACTCTGGCGGCTACCTCCCTTCCGGTGGGAGAGAGCACCACAGGCAGTGCTGCGATCTACCCCAGCAACGCCGCAGACAAGACGCTCACCTGGTCCTCCAGCGATCCTTCCGTGGCCACCGTCACCCAGAGCGGCCGCATTACCGCCCAGAGCGCGGGCACCGCGGTCATCACAGTCACCGCCAAAAACGGAGTAAAGGATTCTGCGGTTCTGACCGTGACCAAGCCTGTCTCCATCGATCCCCAGGCCATGGCCGAGGAGGTGGTACGTCTGGTCAATGCGGAGCGCGCCAAGGAGGGGCTGTCTCCTCTGAGCATCAGCGAAAAAGCCACCCAGGGCGCCCAGATCCGTGCCCAGGAGATTTTGACGCTCTTCGACCACACCCGCCCCGACGGCTCCAGCTTCTCCAGCATCTTTAAAGACGTGGGCATCAGCTACTACACTGCCGGCGAGAACATTGCCATGGGATACCCCTCCCCCGAAGCTGTGGTGGCGGGCTGGATGAATTCTCCCGGCCATCGGGCCAATATCCTCAACGCCAATTTCAGTGCGATCGGTGTGGGCTATGCCCCGGGGAACGCCTGGGTCCAGCTGTTTATCGGCTCCAGCGAAAAAGAGGAAGGCAATACCGGCTCGAACAGTGGGAACTCCTCCGGCAACGACCGATACTTTACCAAGGAGAGCCCGCTGCCTGCCGACGGCTGCACCGACTACTACCGCCAGGACTGGGAGGGCGGCCAGTATATGGAGCTGAAGGTCACCGGGAAAAACACCGTTCAGTTCTCCGGCTGCGTGAAAGCTACTCCAGGTCTTTATAATTATGCTCTGCTATGGGTGGCAGGCGGCAAACAGGCCAATCGGGCCGAGATGCCTTTTACTTCTATGGTTCCCTTCCAAGGCACCGCTGTGGCAGATCTGAACGCCCTGGAACGGCTGTATGCCGAAGATCCCAATGCCAAATCCCATGTTTCTGCGATGATCTGCCAGAACTATACCCCCGGCGACAGCGCTTTTGGCGGCTTCACCTTCCGGGGTGTGGACATTTTCCTTGTGCTGGACGAATCGGGCAGCTGTCAATTAAAAGTGGAACATAACTGA